The DNA sequence TCATTCTGCATTCTTTTCCACTTCTCTTCAACCGCCTCCTTATCTCCATCTCCGGGAAGCGCAACTTTGCTACTCCGGGTGAGCCCTCGgtatttttcttcatcaacctTACCCAGCGTGCTCTCCGACACCTTTCCATCCCCAAACCCGTAAAACTCTTGGAAACACATGAAAATTGGTCTCAAACGATCCGGATTAATTCGATTAGGATACCCTGGCATTCGAAGGTGTTCCAGGATGTGAGTTCGGAGAATCTTGAGCTCAATAGCCACAACCACTCCCTTGAGATCAGGAAAATCTTCCATCAACGTATGGCTTTTAGCTAGCTCGCATTCCATCTGGACAGGGCACTCCTGAATTCGTGCTGGGCGAACAAGGTCAGACGGTTGTGCGGTGAGCTCAGCCGTGGTCCATTTATCTCTAACGTAACGATAATTTCTCTCGAGCTTTGAAGCTGATACGACCTTCGAGCCAGTTGTAGTAGCCAATAGGTTGATGTGGCGAGCCATGCTGTCATCTGGGAGATTCACCACGCATTGGCCTGTTCTGAGGATATTCTGTGGCGTTTTACTCTCGGATGAGAACCCCAAAATACAGCGGTGGCCAAGCCAAAAGACCGACGAAATGGCACAAATATTGTCCGGTCCATCCTCATTTTCAGAGGTAATAAGCACAACTGGTGTCCCATAATAAAGGATTGAAGGAGAGATGATTGAGTGTGCCATTGTAATAGCGGGTGAGATGATGGTTGGAGTTAAAGAAGAAACTAATTGCAAGTAGTGTTGGAGCTCGAATATGGGTAGCGTTGTTTGGTGTTATCTAGAAGATAGAGAACGGTCAACAGGcggaaaaagaaggcttATATCTTGACTCAGTCGTGCTGGGAACGATCATGAATGAAATCGCAATAGTGGGCATTCAGGACTAATCTTTGCATTGGAAGACTTGCACGTCTGGAAAAATGCCATTTCCGCGGAAAAGAGGCCGAAATACATGGGTTAATAGCGAAGGCAACATTGCGGCTGAAGCTGATGATAATTCAGCTACTTGCTTTAATGGCCACATTAAAAGCAACGGTCTCCATCAGGAGCCTAGTCTTTGACTGCGCCACAAAGACTTGTTCCCGAAACGAGCATTTCTGATTGCTGGCGATATCAGACTTACATCCAGAGCAACATTTTCCGTAGCGGCGATTGTCCATCGCGACAATAAAATCCAAGTCTTATCATGTAGCAATTATGTAATCGTCGTGATCAGCCGCGTGACTCATTCTGCCCATTTTCTCTTGATCAATGCTTTAGCGGGAGACAAGTAATACACATTTCTCTAAATATAAGCGTGCCTGAACGACAGACTGAGACTTGCAATCGCCGACAAGCACTATGCACTCTCTGTCCTCGTTTTGTATCTCCGAGAAGCCACATGAGACTGATTACTTTGGCCATTCACATACGACCAAAGATAGTGGAGAATTCAGGGTCCCGTCAAATACTTCCCTCGAGTGAATGTCTTTCATTTTGGGCATCTCAAGATTTACATCTGGAGCAAACATGATTGGTAAACTAACCCTGCTACCTAAGATGCTCGCTACCACTCATACCTCTACCATAATTAAGACGAAGCTAAGGGGCTGCCACCATCTTTATACCCACATCATGCACGCATTATAGTAGGAGTTCTAACATCGCTCATATTCTGACTTTTAATTCCTGCCAAGCTGTTAGTTTGACACCTCCCTATGGGATGAGGCTGCGCATATCTTAGTAATTCCTAATCAATCAGCCACCTACTGGCCTCTGGAGTGGGCGCCACTTTTTATTGTACGTAGGTTAGTGtacaaaagaagaggcacaAGACATTGTACAAGCGACAGGGTTTTCAAATTTCTCTTATTCATGCCTATGATTGTAGCTGTTGTAATCATTATCAGGCTCTCTTCTTTAAACTTTCCTTTTGTACAGCCAGCTGGGAAGAGGAATTGAGAGATGCCGGTTCAAGGGCAAAGGGATTCTTTAGCTTTTAACGCTTTCTCTATTGCAGGCACCTTGATACCGCCCAAATTCAAGTTCTGGATCAGCCAAATGTCCTGATGTTCAACTatctcttgtcctcttctctccaacaTTTTGAGGCACCAGAT is a window from the Trichoderma atroviride chromosome 5, complete sequence genome containing:
- a CDS encoding uncharacterized protein (EggNog:ENOG41), producing the protein MAHSIISPSILYYGTPVVLITSENEDGPDNICAISSVFWLGHRCILGFSSESKTPQNILRTGQCVVNLPDDSMARHINLLATTTGSKVVSASKLERNYRYVRDKWTTAELTAQPSDLVRPARIQECPVQMECELAKSHTLMEDFPDLKGVVVAIELKILRTHILEHLRMPGYPNRINPDRLRPIFMCFQEFYGFGDGKVSESTLGKVDEEKYRGLTRSSKVALPGDGDKEAVEEKWKRMQNDVEV